The following are encoded in a window of Glandiceps talaboti chromosome 5, keGlaTala1.1, whole genome shotgun sequence genomic DNA:
- the LOC144435458 gene encoding TPR repeat-containing protein DDB_G0287407-like, giving the protein MKRTSQKLVKKKTSQSLKPVKHREDVKHIKSDAVQTTTQESRIVRVFFSSPFRGLEMEREELAKTYWPRLSSMCSKAGYEFVPVDLRWGITSEKMSNAGTVEVCLREIDRSDLFVGFYGQRYGWNGAKDEHLQRNLDVAAIKYPWVNQYRDRSVTEIEFLHGFLNEPGKRTSCFFFRAKAYDEKMVNIHKSTGNTDEVSKYTDEPNATALLKSLKTQIKAVKEKCCDLVDEYSDPQTGALLMFKAIKKYLEETILAEPAKETSDIQKESLLHEAYYISRLGVGTRRQYVGGERYLKDVDQHVISNVKGFRGKPLLILGDAGFGKTALIANWLHRHKQKYPDDLIAYHFVGCTPKSTSEKDILARLVLQLTLGFNEKFDEVQQVKAQPMKSSLSDGGLHGKLMKLRTRETYDIYRELKDIIAKISENGRRAIIIIDSLNRMDPIHQTKQELYWIPMELPKGVSLIVSTLKNDTTRIKVWTEDRQWDTLEVSSLSSDERHTIIKEMLAMRGKELTPTQVKMVVKKEQTSNALYLEILLKELCNFGDFRKLNDYLNFLLEVKSTKGLFTKVIERLESDFNPPKSKENKVCKVLCSILVSRYGLSDQEIKEITGIPDQLWSAIFFAMEDFFIIRAGLYDFSYDELADAIREKYCQDEEVQRGYISTIAYYYQRKLNELGLQHVIGGKTILRIADELPPLLKQLGYKEKLKHVITNLSIFTSIFSRPDTMYDLYGYLNFTNASGMEISSLFMKSLDKQSDFLKDKKKRTADADTAIATVRDLLAVAYDIAEVMCESGHPHDAVSVLQWAIKLQCYHVNSNGNINNQKKDDLQIYLHSNRI; this is encoded by the exons ATGAAACGTACTAGTCAGAAATTAGTGAAGAAGAAGACGTCCCAATCGCTTAAACCCGTGAAACACCGGGAAGATGTCAAGCATATCAAGTCCGATGCTGTACAGACGACAACTCAGGAAAGTCGAATCGTACGTGTGTTTTTCAGCTCTCCGTTCCGAGGTCTTGAGATGGAACGAGAGGAACTCGCTAAGACATACTGGCCTAGATTGTCCAGTATGTGCAGCAAAGCTGGCTACGAATTCGTACCGGTTGATCTGAGATGGGGTATCACTTCCGAAAAGATGTCCAATGCTGGTACCGTCGAGGTGTGTCTCAGAGAAATCGACAGAAGTGACCTTTTTGTTGGATTTTACGGACAG CGATATGGATGGAATGGTGCTAAAGATGAACATTTACAACGAAACTTGGATGTGGCAGCAATCAAGTACCCATGGGTAAATCAGTATAGAGATCGATCTGTCACTGAAATAGAGTTTCTTCATGGATTTCTAAATGAGCCAGGAAAGAGGACATCTTGCTTCTTTTTCAGAGCAAAG GCATATGACGAAAAAATGGTAAACATTCACAAATCGACTGGAAATACTGATGAAGTAAGCAAGTACACAGATGAACCAAATGCCACAGCACTACTGAAATCTCTGAAGACACAAATCAAGGCAGTGAAAGAAAAG TGTTGTGACTTGGTTGACGAGTACTCGGATCCACAAACCGGAGCATTACTAATGTTTAAAGCGATCAAGAAATACCTGGAAGAAACTATTTTAGCTGAACCAGCCAAAGAGACATCAGACATCCAGAAAGAATCGTTGCTTCACGAGGCATATTACATAAGTCGGCTTGGAGTTGGTACGAGACGTCAGTATGTGGGAGGCGAGAGGTATCTGAAAGACGTCGATCAGCATGTCATCAGTAATGTCAAGGGCTTCAGGGGAAAACCGCTACTAATTCTAGGAGACGCAG gttttgggaAGACGGCGCTGATTGCTAACTGGTTACATCGACATAAACAAAAGTACCCGGATGACCTGATCGCATATCACTTTGTTGGATGTACGCCAAAGAGTACAA GCGAAAAAGACATACTTGCTAGATTGGTGTTACAGCTGACATTGGGATTTAACGAAAAGTTCGACGAAGTCCAACAAGTAAAGGCACAACCAATGAAGTCGTCATTGAGTGATGGTGGATTGCATGGAAAGTTGATGAAACTTAGAACTCGGGAAACCTACGACATCTATCGAGAACTGAAAGACATTATCGCCAAAATTTCAGAGAATGGAAGGCGTGCCATAATTATCATAGATTCGCTGAATAGAATGGATCCGATACATCAGACAAAACAG GAATTGTATTGGATACCTATGGAACTTCCCAAGGGTGTATCCCTGATAGTATCCACCCTTAAAAACGACACCACTAGAATTAAAGTCTGGACCGAGGACCGTCAATGGGATACATTGGAAGTATCGTCACTGAGCTCAGACGAAAGACACACTATTATAAAG GAAATGCTTGCAATGCGTGGAAAAGAGTTGACTCCTACTCAGGTGAAAATGGTGGTCAAGAAAGAACAAACATCAAACGCTCTTTACCTTGAAATCTTGTTAAAG GAATTGTGTAATTTCGGAGATTTTCGGAAATTGAATGATTATTTAAACTTCCTGCTTGAAGTAAAAAG TACAAAGGGATTATTTACAAAGGTAATAGAAAGACTAGAATCGGATTTCAATCCACCCAAGTCGAAGGAAAATAAAGTGTGTAAG GTACTGTGTAGTATCTTAGTATCTCGTTATGGACTCTCCGACCAGGAAATCAAAGAGATTACTGGTATCCCGGATCAACTGTGGTCGGCCATCTTTTTCGCAATGGAGGACTTCTTTATAATTAGAGCAGGACTATACGA TTTTTCATACGATGAGCTAGCAGACGCTATACGGGAGAAATACTGTCAAGATGAAGAAGTACAACGGGGCTACATCAGTACAATTGCATACTATTACCAGAGAAAACTAAAT GAACTCGGACTACAACACGTTATAGGAGGTAAAACTATTCTAAGAATTGCAGACGAATTACCACCACTATTGAAACAACTCGGATATAAAGAAAAACTCAAACACGTCATTACAAATCTAAGTATATTCACATCTATCTtttcaag GCCAGACACAATGTACGACTTATACGGTTACTTAAACTTCACAAATGCATCCGGGATGGAAATTTCGTCCTTGTTCATGAAGTCCCTGGACAAACAATCAGATTTTCTCAAGGATAAGAAGAAAAGGACGGCCGATGCCGACACAGCGATTGCAACAGTCAGAGAT CTCCTTGCTGTGGCTTACGACATTGCAGAAGTTATGTGCGAAAGTGGCCATCCTCACGATGCTGTATCTGTTCTCCAATGGGCCATCAAACTTCAG TGTTACCATGTCAACAGTAACGGAAACATAAATAACCAAAAAAAGGATGACCTACAGATATACCTGCACTCAAATCGAatctga